One Dioscorea cayenensis subsp. rotundata cultivar TDr96_F1 chromosome 17, TDr96_F1_v2_PseudoChromosome.rev07_lg8_w22 25.fasta, whole genome shotgun sequence DNA window includes the following coding sequences:
- the LOC120280393 gene encoding ER membrane protein complex subunit 1, with protein MAVRASLFFLFLLLCSLLAAALYEDQVGIADWHQKYIGKTKQAVFHTQKAGRKRVVVATEENVIASLDLRSGDIYWRHVLGKNDPVDQIGIALGKYVVTLSSEGSVLRAWNLPDGQMSWETSIEVLKPSKSLLYVPANAGVEKDNLILVYGGGCLHAISSIDGEVAWKKEFSLEGFNIQGISQPLGGSIIYIVGFTSNSQVVVNKVNAKTGELLNHNSVAYPRGLSGEVLQVSSDLLVALDAARSSLVTINFQASDISFHHMAISNLVQESFVTVSLLPLNVNGMFAAKVDSTLVLARVKDTGELEVTEKINDPSCVSDAILLTEGQEAFAMVQHADNRIHLSIRVNNDIATEVLKESISVDPQRGHAQKIFINNYVRTDRSHGFRALIVMEDHSLLLVQQGEIVWSREDGLASIVDSTVSELPVEKVGVSVAKVEENLLEWLKGHMLKLKGTLMLASAEDVATIQGMRLKNSEKNKMTRDHNGFRKLIIVLTKAGKVLALHTGDGRVIWSVLLPSLRESDVCDSPIALNIYQWHVPHHHAMDENPSLLIVGKCGQSSDAPGVLSVVDSYTGKELNSIMLAHSIAQVIPLPFTDSNEQRLHLIIDRNSDGHLYPRTPDSINVFLREMSSIYWYSVDAEKSMIRGHALKGKCNLDSADEYCFSSKELWSIIFPSESEKIAKIATRKMNEVVHTQAKVNVDHDVMYKYISKNIVFAATVSPKASGEIGSATPEEASLVAYLIDAVTGRILHRVTHQGAQGPIHAVVSENWVVYHYFNLRAHRYEMSVIEIYDQSRAVNKDVWKLILGKHNLTSPITSYSKPEVVVKTQTYFFTHSVKAVAVTATAKGITSKQVLIGTIGDQVLALDKRFLDPRRTLNPSQAEKEEGIIPLTDALPIIPQSYITHSHQVEGLRDIVTIPAKLESTTLVFSYGVDLFFTRIAPSRTYDSLTEDFSYALLLITIIALVAAIIVTWILSEKKELREKWR; from the exons ATGTTGTTACGCTGTCCTCAGAAGGGAGTGTGCTTAGGGCATGGAACCTTCCTGATGGGCAGATGTCATGGGAGACTAGTATTGAAGTCCTAAAACCTTCCAAATCATTGCTTTATGTTCCG GCAAATGCTGGAGTGGAAAAAGATAATCTAATTCTTGTTTATGGTGGAGGATGTCTCCATGCCATCTCAAGCATAGATGGTGAAGTTGCATGGAAGAAAGAATTTTCTTTAGAAGG GTTTAATATTCAGGGAATTTCTCAGCCTCTTGGTGGCAGCATAATATATATTGTGGGATTCACCAGCAACTCCCAGGTGGTAGTTAATAAGGTCAATGCTAAAACTGGCGAGTTATTGAATCATAACAGTGTTGCCTATCCACGTGGTTTAAGTGGTGAAGTATTGCAAGTTTCTAGTGACTTGCTGGTGGCACTAGATGCTGCTAGGTCATCTTTGGTTACTATAAACTTCCAAGCAAGTGATATCAGTTTCCATCATATGGCTATTTCAAATCTTGTTCAAGAATCATTTGTGACGGTTTCACTATTGCCACTAAATGTGAATGGAATGTTTGCTGCAAAAGTTGACTCGACTTTAGTACTTGCAAGAGTAAAGGACACTGGTGAACTGGAAGTAACTGAGAAAATCAATGATCCTTCCTGTGTTAGTGATGCTATATTGCTAACTGAAGGTCAAGAAGCTTTTGCAATGGTGCAACATGCTGATAACAGGATCCATCTCAGTATCAGGGTTAATAATGATATTGCAACTGAAGTTCTCAAGGAAAGTATCAGTGTGGACCCTCAAAGGGGCCATGcccaaaaaattttcataaataattatgtcCGAACAGATAGATCTCATGGATTTAGGGCTTTGATAGTCATGGAAGATCATTCACTTTTATTGGTGCAACAAGGTGAGATTGTATGGAGTAGGGAAGATGGGCTTGCGTCTATTGTAGATTCTACAGTGTCTGAGCTTCCTGTTGAAAAAGTTGGTGTATCTGTTGCAAAGGTGGAAGAGAACCTCTTGGAATGGCTCAAG GGTCACATGCTTAAACTTAAAGGAACTCTCATGCTTGCGAGTGCTGAAGATGTCGCAACCATACAAGGGATGAGATTGAAAAATTCTGAGAAAAATAAGATGACACGTGATCATAATGGATTCAGAAAGCTCATCATAGTGCTGACGAAAGCTGGAAAGGTTTTGGCATTACACACTGGTGATGGACGGGTCATTTGGTCTGTCTTACTACCCTCTCTTCGTGAGTCAGATGTATGTGATTCTCCTATTGCACTGAATATATATCAGTGGCATGTTCCTCATCATCATGCGATGGATGAGAATCCATCTCTTCTTATTGTTGGCAAATGTGGGCAGAGCTCTGATGCACCTGGTGTCCTATCTGTTGTTGATTCTTACACTGGAAAGGAGCTTAACTCCATAATGCTTGCTCATTCTATAGCTCAAGTTATTCCATTGCCCTTTACAGATTCTAATGAGCAACGGCTTCATCTTATAATTGATAGAAATTCGGATGGACATTTATATCCTAGAACTCCTGATTCTATCAATGTCTTTCTCCGCGAAATGTCTAGTATTTACTGGTATTCTGTTGATGCGGAAAAAAGCATGATTAGAGGGCATGCCTTAAAAGGCAAATGCAATCTTGACAGTGCAGATGAATATTGCTTTTCATCCAAAGAGTTGTGGTCTATAATTTTCCCTTCTGAGTCTGAGAAGATAGCTAAAATTGCCACAAGGAAGATGAATGAG GTGGTTCATACTCAAGCGAAGGTTAATGTAGATCATGATGTGATGTACAAGTATATATcaaaaaatatagtatttgCAGCCACTGTTTCCCCTAAAGCTTCTGGGGAGATTGGATCAGCAACACCAGAAGAAGCTTCATTGGTTGCATATCTTATTGATGCCGTGACAGGGCGGATATTGCATCGAGTGACCCACCAAGGTGCACAAGGCCCCATCCATGCT GTTGTCAGTGAAAATTGGGTTGTTTATCACTACTTTAATCTCAGAGCACATAGATATGAGATGTCAgttattgaaatatatgatcAATCACGAGCT GTCAACAAAGATGTTTGGAAGCTGATACTGGGCAAGCATAATTTGACATCACCAATCACTTCTTATTCTAAGCCAGAAGTGGTAGTAAAAACCCAAACATACTTTTTCACCCATTCTGTGAAAGCTGTGGCAGTGACAGCTACAGCAAAGGGTATAACATCCAAGCAAGTTCTCATCGGGACCATAGGTGATCAG GTTCTTGCCCTTGATAAGCGCTTCCTTGATCCTCGTCGCACTCTCAACCCCTCACAGGcagagaaggaagaaggaatTATACCACTAACTGATGCTCTTCCTATAATCCCGCAG TCTTATATCACGCACTCCCATCAAGTGGAAGGCCTCCGAGACATAGTAACAATTCCCGCAAAGCTTGAATCCACAACCCTTGTCTTCTCTTATGGTGTAGACCTTTTCTTCACCAGAATTGCTCCATCACGAACATATGACTCACTGACAGAAGATTTCAGCTACGCCCTTCTTCTCATCACCATTATCGCACTGGTTGCTGCTATTATTGTTACATGGATCTTGTCCGAGAAAAAGGAATTGCGAGAGAAATGGAGGTAA